TTTCGCAGATGGACGCCTGCTGATCGAGGGTCCAGGCATTGTCCTTCTGAATGGCCTGCATGGCCGCCACGACAGCCGGCGAGGCCGCGAGCCTGTCCACGCCACTTTCGAGGGCCGTGGGCTTGGCCTGGGCCGCGCTGCGGGGCGTCCGCGCCGTCTGGGCCAGGAGCGGGCCGGTGGTCAGCGTGGTGGCGGCCGCGGTGAGCAGCACAAGACCGGTGGTCGCGGAAAGACGGGGCGTTCGCATCGGCAGCAGGCAGGAAGTGGGAGACCGTCCAGGCGGGATGGCCCAAACGGGTGCCCGCAGTGGTCAGACGCGCACGAGGGCCGCCGCCCATCCGGCGGGGTCGGTGTCGCTCTTGATGAGCGTGGCCGGATCGACGACGATCTGAGCTCCCTCCAAACTAATCGGGAGACGGTCCATGTTGCGCGTGGCCTTGCCGCTCTGGAAGGCACCATCTGCGGCATATTTGGACTTGTGCCTGGGGCACTGGAAGCCGGTGTTGCGGGGCAGGCTGCGCAGCGCCGTGTTCTGATGCGGGCAGGACAGCGCGAAGGCAAAGACCTCGGCGCCCTTCCGACAGAGAATGACCTCGTGCTGCTTGTCGATGGAGACCGAATCGCCCGCCGGCACAGGATAGCGCACGGTACGGGGCGCTCCGGCGGCGGGGCCTTCGTTTGGCAGCGCGTAGAGCGGACTCCACACGGGACTGGCGAGCCCCACGGCTACAGCGGCGGCGAGCGCCCCGGCCCCGAGGGTGGCCAGTTCCGCGAAGAATGCGCGGCGCGAACCCACGTTCTGGCAGGCCTCGCAGGAGGAGGCTGCGGCGTTGTGTGGCGTCGCGTGCGAGTCAGACTCGATGGTCACCGGCGTGCGTCGTTGAAGTGTTGGTGGTGCGGCATGCGGCGCTACTGGTTGGACACCACGACGCCCAGCACGATGATGCCGCCCCAGAGCAGTACACTGCGCAGGGCCGACGAGCGGAGTGCGGCCATGCGCATGGACTCGGCGGCAAGCTGCCGCTCGGCACGGCGCATGAGTTGACCGTTCACGAGCAGAAGCGCCACCAGGCCCATCTTGCTCCAGAACACCCGGGACGTGGCATAGGTCCCGAGGTCAGCTGTGGCCATGGCGATGCCACTGAGGAGCGTGATGGCCAGTGCCCGCATGACCAGCGGGTGCGCGTCGGTCAGCTCGTCGAGCAACGCGGCGGTCGAGGGCGCTGCAACGTCGACGGACGCGGTCGTGACCCGAAGTACGCGTCGGTCCACGGCCAGCGCCACACCAGCAGCGGCTACGAGCGACAGCACATGCGTGGTGAGGAACACCAGTGGCAGCCATCCGCTCTGCGCATAGAGGTCCGCCCAGGGCTGCAGGGCTGTCAGCAAGGCCTCCGGAGGCATGCTTCAGTTCCCGAACTTCATGAGCAGCCAGCTGGCCGTGGACACACCCATGGACGTGAGTGCGACCGCGCGGTGATCCCGGCGCTTGGCGGCGGATTGCTCGGCCTCGTCGGCAAGCACGGCACCCGCGTACGTGAAGCCACCGCTGGCCGCGAGGAAGAGCGCGCTGTGCACGAGGCGGCGTGTGCGACCGTTGGCATCGTGACGGCCATCCCAGAGGTTCCAGAGGCCCGTAACGGTATTGGCGCCAAACAGCACGGCGGCGCCGGACGCGGCCACCGGATGCACCGATTTGGCCCAGCCGGGGGCGGCATCGCCCTTGGACAGGAGCTGATCGCCCGAGACATAGGAGGCGGCAAACAGCGGCAACATGGCCCAACTGAGGGCGCGGTGCACGGCCAGCCGTTTGTAATACGCGTCACTGTACTCGACGGCGCGCGGACGACGCGGCACGGTGTCCTGGGGAACCCCGACGCGTTCGGTGGTGTCGAGCCTTATGGGCCGCATGCCCAGCGCCACCGGCGATGGCACAGGGCCACGCTGCGGGGGGAGGCTGTCGTGCATCGCTCCCAGGGCATTCTGCCACCCAAGCATCATGACTACGGCTACCGACGACAGCGACGGCATGCAGCACCTCGAAACCGGAGAGAAGGGGAAACCTGCGCCCTCGCAATCTACGCGTGGCCGATGACCGGTGGATGCAGGTCGCAATTACATTGCGGGCAATGACTCGGACACTGGTCACGCGACGACTTTCCGTTTCCCGCCCGTTACCCTGGGGCTGGCTGCTTCTGCTGCCGGTCATGTGTCTGGCCTTCGCCCGGCCGGTGGTTGCGCAGACGGGTACGCGTTGTGACGCGGGTGATCGCATCGAACGGGTCCAGTTCGAAGGCAGTCCGGCGTTCGACGATCTGACCATGGCCATGAGCCTGGTGACTCACGAGCCCGGGTTTGTCACGCGGACGTTCGGCGTGGGCACGCGGCCGTGCGTGGACACGCTGGAGGTGCGGCGCGATGCACTGCGTCTGGCCGTGCTGCACCGACAGGCCGGATGGTTCCAGGCGGAGGTGGTCCCCCTGCTCAATCGGCGCAAGAACGGTGTCCGGGTCGTCTTTCAGATTCAGCCCGGGCGCGAGGCCACCATCGCGGAGGTCGCAACCACCGGACTCCCTGAGGCGCCGGAACGCCGACGGGCCTACGACGCCCGTCTTGAATCGCTCACGGGACGGCGATTCGATCGCAACCAAGTGGACACCGTGATTGCCTCGGTGGTGACGCGTTTGCG
The nucleotide sequence above comes from Gemmatimonas sp. UBA7669. Encoded proteins:
- a CDS encoding ubiquinol-cytochrome c reductase iron-sulfur subunit; amino-acid sequence: MTIESDSHATPHNAAASSCEACQNVGSRRAFFAELATLGAGALAAAVAVGLASPVWSPLYALPNEGPAAGAPRTVRYPVPAGDSVSIDKQHEVILCRKGAEVFAFALSCPHQNTALRSLPRNTGFQCPRHKSKYAADGAFQSGKATRNMDRLPISLEGAQIVVDPATLIKSDTDPAGWAAALVRV